The Pseudomonadota bacterium sequence ACGCGATCGAGCGGATCAACGTCAGGTACTTCATGTGGTCGCGCCGGCTGCGTGTCTGCCGGTCGTTGAAGCGCAGCTCCGGCGCAAAAGGGTTGGCGACTAAAAGAGGACGCAAGAGCCGCTGCGCGTCTTGATGCAGCTTCAGGATCCGCCCGCTGTCCTGCCGGGCCAAAAGCCCCTCGAGCGTATGGCGCTCACGCTGCCGGGCATGGATCGCTTGGGTCTGCGTCCGCCCCTCGTCCACGGTCAACACAAGGCAGCGGTTCAAGAGCTCCTCGTCTACCTCGACGGCCGTGGTCGTCAGAAAGATCATCACCGGACCCTGCACCTGGTACTCGTGCGTGGTGAGCCGTCCGGTCTGCGGGTCCTTGCCCGTCGATGCGATCGTCAGCTCGCCCTCCGACTGCAACAGCTTGAGCGCGTAGCTCGCGCTTTGCGCCCCTTCTTCCTCGGCGATCGCCAGGATCTTGTGCTGCAGGTCGGTCTCGCCCATGTAGAAGAGCGACTGCCCCGTCATCGCCGAGTACTGCACCCGCTCCTCCGGCGGCACGAAGCTCAGGATCGCGTCCATCAACGACGATTTGCCGGCTGCGCTCGAGGACTGGATCACCACGGCCAACGGCTCCTCCAGCTTGCGGCTGAGCGCCGCCAGATACCCCACCAGCTTGTTGCTCTCCTCACCCACCACACCACAACGGGCAAAGTCTTCCAGCAAGCGCTCCAGCAGCTTCGGATCGCGCAGCAGCGCGAGCGCGGCCTTTTTGTCCGCCTCGCTGAGCTCGATGCGCTTGGCCTGCGGCGCGAGCGCTTGCTTGATCTGCTGATCCTGCAGCGCCTCGAGCTTCAAGAGCACCTTGCCCAGGTCCTGCTTGAGGATGCGCTCCTCGAGCTCGAGCTCCACCGCCGCCTGCTTGAGAAAAACCAGACGTTGG is a genomic window containing:
- a CDS encoding DNA primase: AAEPSTDTQQGADDRAVVEKTGHSPRTTDHRDHEVLLRFGDRTWRIRGLGKNLSYERLKVNVLVARGERFHVDTLELYSSRQRLVFLKQAAVELELEERILKQDLGKVLLKLEALQDQQIKQALAPQAKRIELSEADKKAALALLRDPKLLERLLEDFARCGVVGEESNKLVGYLAALSRKLEEPLAVVIQSSSAAGKSSLMDAILSFVPPEERVQYSAMTGQSLFYMGETDLQHKILAIAEEEGAQSASYALKLLQSEGELTIASTGKDPQTGRLTTHEYQVQGPVMIFLTTTAVEVDEELLNRCLVLTVDEGRTQTQAIHARQRERHTLEGLLARQDSGRILKLHQDAQRLLRPLLVANPFAPELRFNDRQTRSRRDHMKYLTLIRSIALLYQYQRPVKEVQHQGAKLRYIEVDKSDIELADRLCACVLRRSTDELSPQARTLLGAIGQLVQQRSKALGIDRSDVRFTQRQLREHTGWSATQVKVQLRRLAELEYVSVHGHRDHRQRLLYGLVYDYDDDRSGFQVDRSGTGPDSESPVLSKDSGRVPQPVRISAGAVAGHGLNGTSYAQPAS